The Sphingobacterium bambusae genome includes a window with the following:
- a CDS encoding MotA/TolQ/ExbB proton channel family protein produces MSLMQENLTAMDSVNSVQQQAVQLATADENLNLIQLLMKGGWIMIPIIFLLFLALVIFFERYITIRKASKTDSGLMSQIKSNVMSGRLDAAIAVCRSSNSALARMLQKGLSRVGRPIKDIEGAIENAGKLEVSKLEKNINILGIVAGIAPMLGFVGTIFGVIQIFRDVEVAGGIDIGSVSGGLYVKMIASASGLTVGILAYIGYHVLNMMVERVILRMETDSVEFIDLLDEPGV; encoded by the coding sequence ATGTCATTAATGCAAGAGAATTTAACAGCGATGGATTCTGTGAACTCGGTTCAACAGCAAGCGGTACAGTTGGCAACAGCGGATGAGAACTTAAATCTTATCCAACTGTTGATGAAGGGAGGTTGGATTATGATTCCAATTATTTTCCTGTTGTTTTTAGCCTTGGTTATCTTTTTTGAACGATACATCACCATCCGAAAGGCATCGAAAACCGACTCGGGTTTAATGTCGCAGATCAAGAGCAATGTTATGTCTGGTCGTTTAGATGCGGCTATTGCGGTTTGTCGCTCCAGCAATTCTGCTTTGGCGCGTATGCTGCAGAAAGGTCTTTCGCGCGTAGGACGCCCGATAAAAGATATAGAAGGAGCGATAGAAAACGCTGGTAAGCTGGAAGTATCTAAATTAGAGAAGAACATCAATATCTTAGGTATCGTTGCTGGTATTGCGCCGATGCTTGGTTTCGTTGGAACTATCTTTGGGGTAATCCAAATTTTTCGTGATGTGGAAGTAGCAGGTGGTATCGATATCGGATCGGTGTCTGGAGGTTTGTATGTGAAGATGATTGCTTCTGCAAGTGGACTTACCGTTGGTATTTTGGCCTATATTGGTTACCATGTATTGAACATGATGGTGGAGCGCGTTATTTTACGCATGGAGACCGATTCGGTAGAATTTATCGATCTATTGGACGAGCCTGGTGTTTAG
- a CDS encoding ExbD/TolR family protein encodes MNLRNRRHKPTAEVHTAALNDIMFFLMLFFLLASAVANPQVVKLLLPKSSAGEQSVAKKTMTVSITADLNYHVDKQTVSLDQLEPLIQSQIVNGEELTIMLYADSSVPIQNVISVMDVANKNRVKLVLATEPKKD; translated from the coding sequence ATGAACTTAAGAAATAGAAGACATAAGCCTACAGCGGAGGTACACACAGCGGCATTGAACGATATCATGTTTTTCTTGATGTTGTTTTTCCTGTTGGCGTCTGCGGTGGCAAATCCGCAAGTCGTGAAATTGTTGTTGCCTAAATCGAGCGCCGGCGAGCAGTCAGTTGCTAAGAAAACGATGACGGTGTCTATTACGGCAGATTTAAACTATCACGTGGACAAACAAACGGTTAGCTTGGACCAATTGGAACCATTGATTCAAAGCCAAATTGTTAACGGCGAGGAATTGACGATCATGTTGTATGCCGATAGTTCGGTGCCTATTCAAAATGTGATCTCTGTGATGGATGTTGCAAACAAGAATAGAGTAAAATTGGTGCTGGCGACGGAGCCGAAGAAAGATTAA
- a CDS encoding SDR family NAD(P)-dependent oxidoreductase → MKQLENKVAIVTGGVSGIGKAIVEAFVKAGAKVVVSDLNEKLGHELVNADKDGRILFVKADSSSPEDNKKIVDVAIENFGALHIAVNNAGIGGPAATVGDYALDAWNKVIDINLNGVFYGMHYQLPEIEKVGGSIINMASILGSVGFAQSSAYVAAKHGVVGLTKSAAWEYGTRGVRINAVGPGFIATPLIDDHLDQATQKYLAEQHAMQRLGKPEEVAALTLWLASDEASFVTGSYYPVDGGYLAK, encoded by the coding sequence ATGAAACAACTAGAAAATAAAGTAGCTATAGTCACTGGAGGTGTCTCTGGCATTGGGAAAGCGATTGTCGAGGCCTTTGTAAAAGCCGGTGCTAAAGTGGTCGTTTCCGACTTAAATGAAAAGTTGGGTCATGAGTTGGTGAATGCCGATAAAGATGGTCGCATCCTCTTTGTAAAAGCAGATTCATCATCTCCCGAGGATAACAAGAAAATTGTGGACGTCGCCATAGAAAATTTTGGAGCTCTGCACATCGCCGTCAACAACGCGGGTATTGGCGGTCCTGCAGCTACCGTCGGCGATTATGCCTTGGATGCTTGGAACAAAGTCATCGATATCAACTTAAATGGTGTTTTCTATGGTATGCATTACCAACTTCCAGAAATCGAAAAAGTGGGCGGATCCATTATTAATATGGCTTCCATTTTAGGTAGCGTTGGCTTTGCCCAATCATCAGCCTATGTAGCGGCAAAACATGGCGTTGTAGGTTTAACGAAATCTGCCGCTTGGGAATATGGCACACGTGGTGTGCGCATCAATGCCGTCGGTCCGGGCTTTATCGCAACGCCGCTGATTGATGACCATTTGGATCAAGCGACACAAAAATATTTGGCCGAGCAGCATGCTATGCAGCGCTTGGGAAAACCCGAAGAGGTAGCTGCCTTAACCCTATGGCTAGCCTCCGACGAGGCGAGTTTCGTGACCGGAAGTTACTATCCGGTAGATGGTGGGTATTTGGCGAAATAA
- a CDS encoding AI-2E family transporter: MKYKQINNNSINQVMLIIIIILISILVFKNLMYYLPGFLGAITLYILFRTPYFKLTEHYRWKKSLASALFILLSIIFIILPIWAIIDYLVPQVNHFFSNQQQIVEKFNTLKTFMSDKPFLKDIDMSDTALLNFLQRLTRYVPNILNSVAEVGVNIVVTLFVLYFMQVNAKKMESTLYRSIPFSKESKRDIWNEVNVMVRSNAIGIPILGFCQGLVAMLGYWIFGIDNFVLLGLLTGISSIVPILGTMTIYVPICAITLAGGETANAIGLSIYCFILVGGIDNVLRFTILKTIGDVPPMITVFGVLLGLNLFGMLGLIFGPLILSSIGLLMKVYSHEYGKGIVREPLPLQLPPPESSAADKTQEGS, from the coding sequence ATGAAGTATAAACAGATAAACAACAACTCGATCAACCAGGTGATGTTGATCATCATCATTATTTTAATATCCATTTTGGTTTTTAAAAACCTGATGTATTACCTTCCCGGTTTCTTAGGAGCGATCACGCTTTACATACTCTTTCGCACGCCCTATTTTAAGTTAACCGAGCATTACCGTTGGAAAAAGTCACTTGCCAGTGCACTTTTCATCTTGCTATCCATCATTTTTATCATCCTCCCTATTTGGGCTATTATCGATTATCTGGTGCCACAGGTCAACCATTTCTTCAGCAACCAACAACAGATTGTCGAGAAATTCAACACACTGAAAACATTTATGAGTGATAAGCCATTCCTGAAAGACATTGACATGTCGGATACAGCACTCTTGAATTTTTTACAGCGGCTGACCCGCTATGTCCCGAATATACTAAACTCGGTCGCTGAGGTTGGTGTGAACATTGTTGTTACCCTTTTTGTGCTCTACTTTATGCAGGTAAATGCGAAAAAAATGGAATCTACCCTCTACCGCTCTATTCCTTTTAGTAAAGAGAGCAAAAGGGATATTTGGAACGAGGTTAACGTGATGGTCCGTTCTAACGCCATCGGCATTCCCATCTTGGGCTTTTGCCAAGGCTTGGTAGCCATGCTGGGCTACTGGATATTCGGCATCGATAATTTCGTGCTGTTGGGACTTCTGACCGGTATATCATCGATTGTACCTATCTTGGGCACAATGACCATCTATGTCCCGATCTGTGCCATTACGTTAGCCGGCGGGGAGACCGCCAACGCTATCGGACTATCCATTTACTGTTTCATCTTAGTCGGTGGTATAGATAATGTACTGCGCTTTACCATTTTGAAAACCATTGGCGATGTACCGCCAATGATCACGGTTTTCGGGGTATTGCTGGGTTTAAATCTATTTGGTATGCTGGGCTTGATTTTCGGGCCGCTTATTCTCTCTTCAATAGGCTTATTGATGAAAGTTTACAGCCACGAATATGGTAAAGGTATCGTTCGCGAGCCTTTGCCTTTGCAGCTGCCACCTCCGGAGTCCAGCGCAGCAGATAAAACACAGGAAGGTTCTTAA
- a CDS encoding bifunctional folylpolyglutamate synthase/dihydrofolate synthase produces MMKTYDEVIEYLYARLPMFTRDGASAIKKDVNNTLRFCAALDNPHQKFKSVHVAGTNGKGSTSHMLASIFASAGYKTGLYTSPHLVDFRERIRVNGQMISEAEVLAFVNQHLPTITEISPSFFEVTVAMAFDYFAREQVDIAIIEVGLGGRLDSTNIILPELAVITNIGMDHMNLLGDTLQEIAGEKAGIIKKDIPVVVSERDERVAHVFEEYAQKVGAPLKFATADLQVLAADRKESGLQVEVLNKQTGVRQVWEMALAGSYQQKNLLGVLTAVASLQKKGWVVKEEYIRAGLLEVQRQTGLQGRWQTLSTDPYIICDTGHNEDGIREVVQNLKQTTYKQLHMVIGAMRDKDLSHMLPLLPAEAKYYFCSPDMPRALPAKELREAATSWKLKGEDFVTVEEALRAAKDNFRTGDFIFVGGSTFVVAEVLTAEKSKEQS; encoded by the coding sequence ATGATGAAGACATATGATGAGGTAATCGAGTATCTTTATGCTCGATTACCCATGTTTACACGTGATGGAGCTAGCGCCATCAAGAAAGATGTAAACAACACCCTTCGTTTCTGTGCAGCGCTGGATAATCCCCATCAAAAATTTAAGTCTGTTCATGTTGCAGGTACCAATGGGAAGGGCTCTACCTCCCATATGCTGGCGTCGATTTTTGCTTCGGCAGGATACAAAACGGGCTTATACACCTCACCCCACTTGGTCGATTTCCGAGAACGTATACGTGTCAACGGACAGATGATTTCAGAAGCGGAGGTACTCGCGTTTGTCAATCAACATTTGCCAACAATCACAGAAATATCGCCTTCGTTTTTCGAGGTAACGGTAGCTATGGCATTTGATTACTTCGCGCGGGAGCAAGTAGATATTGCCATTATCGAAGTAGGACTTGGAGGTCGATTGGATAGCACAAACATTATTCTACCGGAGCTAGCTGTCATCACGAATATTGGGATGGATCATATGAATCTTTTGGGCGATACCTTACAGGAGATTGCTGGCGAGAAGGCAGGTATTATAAAGAAAGATATTCCCGTGGTTGTCTCCGAGAGGGATGAACGGGTGGCTCATGTATTTGAGGAATATGCGCAAAAGGTAGGCGCTCCATTGAAATTTGCGACTGCTGATTTACAGGTCTTGGCTGCCGATCGTAAGGAGTCGGGGCTGCAGGTGGAAGTGCTCAACAAGCAAACTGGCGTTCGGCAGGTTTGGGAGATGGCGCTTGCGGGCTCGTACCAGCAAAAAAATCTGTTAGGCGTATTGACTGCAGTTGCATCCCTACAGAAGAAGGGATGGGTTGTGAAAGAGGAGTATATCCGTGCAGGCTTGTTGGAAGTGCAAAGGCAAACAGGGCTTCAAGGACGATGGCAAACGCTGTCGACTGATCCTTATATCATTTGCGACACCGGGCATAATGAGGACGGTATCCGTGAAGTAGTGCAGAACCTAAAGCAGACCACATATAAGCAATTACATATGGTGATTGGTGCTATGCGCGATAAAGATTTGAGCCATATGCTACCGCTTCTGCCTGCAGAAGCAAAATATTACTTCTGTAGCCCAGACATGCCACGCGCATTGCCTGCCAAAGAATTGCGTGAAGCAGCTACTTCTTGGAAGCTGAAGGGGGAGGATTTTGTTACTGTGGAGGAGGCTTTACGGGCTGCGAAAGACAATTTCCGCACCGGCGATTTCATTTTTGTTGGAGGAAGCACCTTTGTTGTGGCGGAAGTGCTGACCGCAGAAAAAAGTAAAGAGCAATCATGA
- a CDS encoding energy transducer TonB, with protein sequence MYYQSQEENNLPKALGLSTAVMGILVLIAFFVVFGGDVPRYGMGGIVVNYGTSEEGMGDDYMSVDEPSMDENANNVKPDKIDPVSTPVPTPSQQVADKVVATQDVEDAPAVPKNEKPVKPNADVATAEKKDAKPAVNPNALYKGKKNNATGTGDGTGTTAGNQGSNLGDPLASNYGEGGSGDGNMMLTIANRRFEVPPRIQDDGQQAGRVAVEFKVNKSGVVTYARAGVRGTTISNRSLLEKCERAVMGARLNQLPNAPDSQTGVIVFNFKLR encoded by the coding sequence ATGTATTACCAATCGCAAGAGGAAAATAATCTGCCGAAAGCCTTGGGCTTATCAACGGCAGTGATGGGGATATTGGTGTTGATTGCGTTTTTCGTGGTTTTTGGAGGTGATGTACCACGCTATGGTATGGGTGGTATTGTGGTGAATTATGGAACCTCGGAAGAAGGAATGGGCGACGACTACATGAGCGTTGATGAACCTTCCATGGATGAGAATGCGAATAATGTGAAGCCCGATAAAATTGATCCTGTTTCTACACCGGTACCTACACCGTCGCAGCAGGTAGCGGATAAAGTAGTGGCTACGCAAGATGTCGAGGACGCACCTGCAGTACCAAAAAACGAAAAGCCAGTCAAACCGAATGCTGATGTGGCGACAGCTGAAAAGAAGGATGCGAAGCCAGCTGTTAATCCGAATGCGCTGTATAAAGGCAAAAAGAACAACGCCACCGGAACAGGTGATGGTACAGGAACTACGGCGGGCAACCAAGGTAGCAATCTTGGCGATCCATTGGCGAGCAACTATGGAGAAGGTGGTTCGGGAGATGGAAATATGATGTTGACCATCGCTAACCGCCGTTTTGAAGTGCCACCTAGAATTCAGGATGATGGACAGCAGGCCGGACGTGTAGCCGTAGAATTTAAAGTGAATAAAAGTGGCGTAGTAACCTATGCGCGCGCTGGTGTACGAGGTACAACGATTTCCAACCGTAGCTTGTTGGAGAAGTGTGAACGCGCTGTGATGGGGGCTCGTCTTAACCAACTACCCAACGCTCCCGATTCTCAAACGGGTGTTATTGTATTCAATTTCAAGTTAAGATAA
- a CDS encoding methylated-DNA--[protein]-cysteine S-methyltransferase, protein MEKQQDLINFERIAKAIAFLQDNFKAQPSLAEIAAHVHMSPDHFQRLFQEWAGTSPKKFLQYTSIQHAKQLLAGQQKNLFHASFETGLSSTSRLHDLFIQIEGMTPAEYKQGGRQLTIRYAYHASRFGNVLIASTDKGVCYVAFEDEANGVCETLFNSYPNATFVLENSPYQKAVLAFFNRDWSNLQAVKLHLRGTPFQLHVWAALLKIPAGQLASYRQVAEEIGNPSASRAVGTAIGSNPIAYLIPCHRVIQTSGLLGGYRWGLHRKTAIIAWESALKTAQQ, encoded by the coding sequence ATGGAAAAGCAACAGGATCTCATAAACTTCGAACGTATCGCCAAGGCCATTGCATTTTTGCAGGACAACTTTAAGGCGCAACCTTCGCTAGCGGAGATCGCGGCACATGTGCATATGAGCCCCGATCATTTTCAACGTCTCTTTCAGGAATGGGCAGGCACAAGTCCAAAAAAATTTCTACAATACACCAGCATACAGCATGCAAAACAACTGCTGGCTGGACAGCAAAAGAACCTTTTCCATGCTTCATTTGAAACAGGGCTGTCTAGCACCAGCCGCCTGCACGATCTTTTTATACAAATCGAGGGCATGACGCCCGCAGAATACAAACAAGGTGGTCGACAACTCACCATCCGCTATGCTTATCATGCTTCTCGCTTCGGCAATGTGCTTATCGCTTCGACCGACAAGGGAGTTTGTTACGTGGCCTTCGAAGACGAAGCAAACGGCGTGTGCGAAACACTTTTCAACAGCTATCCAAATGCAACATTCGTATTGGAAAATAGTCCATATCAAAAGGCAGTATTAGCATTTTTCAATCGCGACTGGTCGAATCTACAAGCCGTGAAACTACATCTTCGAGGGACGCCTTTTCAATTACATGTATGGGCGGCGCTCTTAAAAATTCCCGCCGGCCAGCTGGCGAGCTACCGCCAAGTGGCCGAAGAAATTGGAAATCCCTCCGCATCTCGGGCCGTCGGCACAGCTATCGGCAGCAACCCTATCGCTTATTTGATTCCCTGCCACCGGGTGATACAAACTTCAGGATTATTGGGCGGTTACCGTTGGGGACTGCATCGTAAGACTGCGATTATTGCTTGGGAAAGCGCACTAAAAACCGCACAACAATGA
- a CDS encoding alpha-ketoglutarate-dependent dioxygenase AlkB family protein: MMTLFDDSAAPQRNLLPQDGMVQYYGAVFKHDEANLYYQQLLEQLAWEHDQAVIFGKHISTKRKVAWYGDQTFEYTYSGILKRALPWVAPLQSIKQQIEELCGARFNSCLCNLYHDGSEGMAWHSDGEKDLKKHGAIASVTFGAQRKFGFKHKLNKKTVYVELEHGSLLIMRDQTQDHWLHRLPPTTKVTTPRINLTFRTIEGSESSR, translated from the coding sequence ATGATGACACTATTTGACGACTCCGCCGCGCCCCAAAGAAATCTGCTACCACAAGATGGTATGGTACAGTATTATGGAGCGGTATTTAAACATGATGAAGCCAACCTTTATTACCAGCAGCTGCTTGAGCAACTCGCTTGGGAGCACGATCAGGCAGTTATATTTGGCAAGCATATCAGCACTAAACGTAAGGTAGCTTGGTATGGCGATCAGACATTTGAATATACCTATTCTGGAATATTGAAAAGAGCATTGCCTTGGGTGGCTCCGCTGCAAAGTATCAAACAGCAAATCGAAGAACTTTGCGGCGCACGGTTCAATTCATGCTTATGCAACCTCTACCACGATGGATCGGAAGGAATGGCCTGGCATAGCGACGGCGAAAAAGATCTTAAGAAACATGGCGCCATTGCGTCAGTGACCTTCGGTGCCCAACGCAAATTTGGATTTAAACATAAATTGAATAAGAAGACCGTATATGTGGAACTCGAGCATGGTAGTTTGCTGATCATGCGGGATCAAACGCAGGATCATTGGCTGCACCGATTACCTCCTACGACAAAAGTCACTACTCCTCGCATCAACCTTACCTTCAGAACGATTGAGGGAAGCGAATCATCAAGGTAG